Proteins encoded together in one Camelina sativa cultivar DH55 chromosome 9, Cs, whole genome shotgun sequence window:
- the LOC104712459 gene encoding uncharacterized protein LOC104712459 isoform X1 produces the protein MSTGRSTAHTCVFWDVQDCPIPDGDYNPKLVYQNIKSALADKGYCGKVNMRAYGEKNKIWDDLLIDGITVIPAGDKVARVDSMMTDVLFWALENPSDYPLLFPNVMVVSKNITEDTDFLEILDLLALRGYNILLADSNNVASVKHPEFVSSVWLWTCLVDGGKPIDISQSVEDDDKLKQKELSRAAK, from the exons ATGAGCACCGGTCGATCAa CGGCTCACACATGCGTCTTCTGGGACGTCCAGGATTGTCCAATCCCTGATGGTGATTACAATCCTAAGTTGGTTTATCAGAATATCAAATCAGCTCTTGCGGATAAGGGTTATTGTGGTAAGGTGAATATGAGGGCTTATGGCGAGAAGAATAAGATTTGGGATGACTTACTAATTGACGGAATCACGGTTATACCAGCAG GAGATAAAGTTGCCAGAGTTGATAGTATGATGACCGACGTTCTTTTCTGGGCGCTTGAAAATCCTTCCGACTATCCTCTACTTTTTCCAAATGTGATGGTAGTCTCAAAAAACATCACAGAAGACACGGATTTCCTCGAGATTCTTGATCTTTTAGCATTGCGAGGTTACAATATTCTATTAGCAGATTCTAATAATGTCGCATCAGTAAAGCACCCTGAATTTGTGAGCTCAGTATGGCTTTGGACATGCCTCGTAGATGGAGGAAAACCTATCGATATCTCACAGtctgttgaagatgatgataagcTGAAGCAGAAGGAGCTTAGTAGGGCCGCTAAATAA
- the LOC104712459 gene encoding uncharacterized protein LOC104712459 isoform X2 encodes MSTGRSTAHTCVFWDVQDCPIPDGDYNPKLVYQNIKSALADKGYCGKVNMRAYGEKNKIWDDLLIDGITVIPAGDKVARVDSMMTDVLFWALENPSDYPLLFPNVMVVSKNITEDTDFLEILDLLALRDGGKPIDISQSVEDDDKLKQKELSRAAK; translated from the exons ATGAGCACCGGTCGATCAa CGGCTCACACATGCGTCTTCTGGGACGTCCAGGATTGTCCAATCCCTGATGGTGATTACAATCCTAAGTTGGTTTATCAGAATATCAAATCAGCTCTTGCGGATAAGGGTTATTGTGGTAAGGTGAATATGAGGGCTTATGGCGAGAAGAATAAGATTTGGGATGACTTACTAATTGACGGAATCACGGTTATACCAGCAG GAGATAAAGTTGCCAGAGTTGATAGTATGATGACCGACGTTCTTTTCTGGGCGCTTGAAAATCCTTCCGACTATCCTCTACTTTTTCCAAATGTGATGGTAGTCTCAAAAAACATCACAGAAGACACGGATTTCCTCGAGATTCTTGATCTTTTAGCATTGCGAG ATGGAGGAAAACCTATCGATATCTCACAGtctgttgaagatgatgataagcTGAAGCAGAAGGAGCTTAGTAGGGCCGCTAAATAA